The following proteins are co-located in the Solea solea chromosome 21, fSolSol10.1, whole genome shotgun sequence genome:
- the syt5b gene encoding synaptotagmin Vb isoform X2, producing MRLVSTGVRALRAAELPEPEPEESTEPGYHEHSHHEQSHHEQSHHEQSHHEHSNSELHPGHDFSHMKEKFMNEITHLPVPMWAIGAIVVVVLVLVACCVFCVFKKCFGKKKKPKKVRERKTGRRKKATEGDGEAGDKEKEVKKEGEEEEKEQEKLGKLEFSLDYNFTDCQLIVGILQAQDLAAMDMGGTSDPYVKVFLLPDKKKKYETKVQRKNLCPVFNETFIFKIPYAELGGKTLVLQVFDFDRFSKHDMIGEIKIPMNSVDMGQPMQQWRDLESGEKEEQEKLGDICISLRYVPTAGKLTVNIMEAKNLKKMDVGGLSDPYVKIVLQQNGKRIKKKKTTVKKNTLNPYFNESFSFEVPFEQIQKVQVVITVFDYDKLGSNDPIGKTFMGYGATGVGLRHWSEMLANPRRPVAQWHTLMTEEEIDTALKAKPR from the exons ATGAGACTGGTCAGCACCGGTGTCCGGGCCCTGAGGGCCGCAGAGTTGCCTGAACCAGAGCCGGAGGAAAGTACTGAGCCAGGTTATCATGAGCACTCCCATCATGAGCAATCCCACCATGAGCAATCCCACCATGAGCAATCCCACCATGAGCACTCCAATTCAGAGCTCCACCCTGGACACGACTTCAGCCACATGAAGGAAAAGTTCATGAATGAAATCACGCACCTGCCAG TTCCCATGTGGGCGATAGGAGCCATCGTTGTGGTAGTCCTGGTTTTGGTGGCGTGCTGTgtcttctgtgttttcaaaaaatgctttgggaaaaagaaaaagccaaagAAGGTACGAGAGAGGAAGACTGGTCGACGCAAGAAGGCAACGGAAGGCGATGGAGAGGCTGGAGATAAG gagaaagaggtgaagaaagaaggggaggaagaggagaaggagcaggagaAGCTGGGCAAACTGGAGTTCTCCCTGGACTACAACTTTACAGATTGCCAG CTCATAGTGGGCATCCTCCAGGCTCAGGACCTGGCTGCTATGGACATGGGGGGAACGTCAGATCCTTACGTCAAAGTATTTTTGTTAccggataaaaaaaagaagtacgAGACCAAGGTCCAGCGTAAAAACCTATGTCCTGTTTTCAATGAAACCTTCATTTTCAAG aTCCCATACGCAGAGTTGGGTGGAAAGACTTTGGTGCTGCAGGTTTTCGACTTTGACCGCTTTTCCAAACATGATATGATTGGTGAGATAAAGATTCCCATGAACAGTGTTGACATGGGTCAGCCAATGCAACAGTGGCGAGACCTGGAGAGTGGTGAGAAGGAGGAG cAAGAAAAATTGGGCGACATCTGCATATCTCTGCGGTATGTTCCCACCGCCGGCAAACTGACAGTGAACATCATGGAGGCAAAGAATCTGAAGAAAATGGACGTGGGAGGCTTGTCAG ACCCATACGTGAAGATTGTTCTGCAGCAAAATGGAAAAcgcatcaagaagaagaagacgacggtCAAGAAGAATACGCTCAACCCCTATTTCAATGAAAGCTTCAGTTTTGAGGTTCCCTTTGAGCAGATACAG aAAGTGCAGGTGGTCATCACAGTGTTTGACTATGATAAACTCGGGAGCAATGACCCCATTGGAAAGACCTTCATGGGTTATGGAGCCACAGGGGTTGGCCTGCGCCACTGGTCAGAAATGCTGGCCAATCCCAGACGCCCAGTCGCCCAGTGGCACACTCTCATGACAGAGGAGGAAATTGATACTGCACTGAAGGCAAAACCTCGTTAG
- the syt5b gene encoding synaptotagmin Vb isoform X1, translating into MEKGLQRASQSQQGIQQGQSKSTFDPSEETEGAYHQAFFTADMRLVSTGVRALRAAELPEPEPEESTEPGYHEHSHHEQSHHEQSHHEQSHHEHSNSELHPGHDFSHMKEKFMNEITHLPVPMWAIGAIVVVVLVLVACCVFCVFKKCFGKKKKPKKVRERKTGRRKKATEGDGEAGDKEKEVKKEGEEEEKEQEKLGKLEFSLDYNFTDCQLIVGILQAQDLAAMDMGGTSDPYVKVFLLPDKKKKYETKVQRKNLCPVFNETFIFKIPYAELGGKTLVLQVFDFDRFSKHDMIGEIKIPMNSVDMGQPMQQWRDLESGEKEEQEKLGDICISLRYVPTAGKLTVNIMEAKNLKKMDVGGLSDPYVKIVLQQNGKRIKKKKTTVKKNTLNPYFNESFSFEVPFEQIQKVQVVITVFDYDKLGSNDPIGKTFMGYGATGVGLRHWSEMLANPRRPVAQWHTLMTEEEIDTALKAKPR; encoded by the exons ATGGAAAAAGGTTTGCAAAGAGCCAGTCAGAGTCAACAAGGAATCCAGCAAGGCCAAAGCAAGTCAACGTTTGATCCATCAGAGGAAACCGAAGGAGCATATCATCAG GCCTTTTTCACAGCTGACATGAGACTGGTCAGCACCGGTGTCCGGGCCCTGAGGGCCGCAGAGTTGCCTGAACCAGAGCCGGAGGAAAGTACTGAGCCAGGTTATCATGAGCACTCCCATCATGAGCAATCCCACCATGAGCAATCCCACCATGAGCAATCCCACCATGAGCACTCCAATTCAGAGCTCCACCCTGGACACGACTTCAGCCACATGAAGGAAAAGTTCATGAATGAAATCACGCACCTGCCAG TTCCCATGTGGGCGATAGGAGCCATCGTTGTGGTAGTCCTGGTTTTGGTGGCGTGCTGTgtcttctgtgttttcaaaaaatgctttgggaaaaagaaaaagccaaagAAGGTACGAGAGAGGAAGACTGGTCGACGCAAGAAGGCAACGGAAGGCGATGGAGAGGCTGGAGATAAG gagaaagaggtgaagaaagaaggggaggaagaggagaaggagcaggagaAGCTGGGCAAACTGGAGTTCTCCCTGGACTACAACTTTACAGATTGCCAG CTCATAGTGGGCATCCTCCAGGCTCAGGACCTGGCTGCTATGGACATGGGGGGAACGTCAGATCCTTACGTCAAAGTATTTTTGTTAccggataaaaaaaagaagtacgAGACCAAGGTCCAGCGTAAAAACCTATGTCCTGTTTTCAATGAAACCTTCATTTTCAAG aTCCCATACGCAGAGTTGGGTGGAAAGACTTTGGTGCTGCAGGTTTTCGACTTTGACCGCTTTTCCAAACATGATATGATTGGTGAGATAAAGATTCCCATGAACAGTGTTGACATGGGTCAGCCAATGCAACAGTGGCGAGACCTGGAGAGTGGTGAGAAGGAGGAG cAAGAAAAATTGGGCGACATCTGCATATCTCTGCGGTATGTTCCCACCGCCGGCAAACTGACAGTGAACATCATGGAGGCAAAGAATCTGAAGAAAATGGACGTGGGAGGCTTGTCAG ACCCATACGTGAAGATTGTTCTGCAGCAAAATGGAAAAcgcatcaagaagaagaagacgacggtCAAGAAGAATACGCTCAACCCCTATTTCAATGAAAGCTTCAGTTTTGAGGTTCCCTTTGAGCAGATACAG aAAGTGCAGGTGGTCATCACAGTGTTTGACTATGATAAACTCGGGAGCAATGACCCCATTGGAAAGACCTTCATGGGTTATGGAGCCACAGGGGTTGGCCTGCGCCACTGGTCAGAAATGCTGGCCAATCCCAGACGCCCAGTCGCCCAGTGGCACACTCTCATGACAGAGGAGGAAATTGATACTGCACTGAAGGCAAAACCTCGTTAG